The DNA window CATTGTCAGATGGATAATGtcagcaaaagaaaaaaactactGGGAGGAATTGTGAGTCCCATGAAGAAACTTTGTTTCAGGGATACTTATCTGGTATTTCATACTAACTCAATCGAAAAAAATTCTATCTTATGAAGGAATGCTCAAACCTTTGGCTCATAATTACCTAGTGCCACAGTTTTTGTCAGATTAAgataaaaggaataaaaaataaatacaaaccTAGCTGATGACTCTCCATTCAATTCCTCTCGACCACTACTGGCTTGCAAACCCGACACCAGACATCCAGAAGAATTAGATTCTGTCCCAAAACTGCCAAAGACCAGCTGATATTGATCATTATCGGGAACTCTAATATGTTCTGCTATGATAACATGCTGGTTCTCATGAAGGTCTACTCTTGCAAGCTTCTCTTGTACATGAACTGCTTCAGAAGGCAACTCTTTGGACTCATCAGTAGGAGATTTAGATTTTGAGGGTGTTCCTATTACTCCAGGATTACCAGTGCTCGACTTCTGGCTTGACTTAGGTTTCCACTCCTTGTTAGGCTGGGAAGCTGCATCAAAGCCGATGGTGAATTCTCTcctaaaatttgatgaattccCCAAGTAAACACACACTCATGTTAAAAATGAAGTGTGGACATGCACGCTCAAAGAAACACGTCTGAGAAACAGCAGACTTGCAGTAGCAGTTCTTtgacaaataataaaaaataacattctGAACTATATTGAAAAAGACAATCCAAACACTTTGCAGTCAAGCAATAATAACAAAGATGCTATGATACCTCAGCGTTCTTCACTCaaaatagatagatagatatatatatatatatatatatatatatatatagaaagaaaaaagaaagaaaataaagatacTAAGATACCTTTCTGATGGCCAATAGTTGGTTGATGTTGCCTATGCTGATTATTTAACGTTGATCTGCTGCCTACCAGGCCAGGAATCACAGATTCAGTAATTTGACTAAGCTGTTCGCCTTTAGAAATGGAACCTAATGGTCGAAATGAGTCTGTAGAAGAACCATCCCTTTCAGCAACAGAATTTGAGAGAGACACATTTGGTCCCAAAGACTGGTTTATAGAACTATCTTTTAATTGCCGACGAACACCTACAGCCCCAACTTCACGTTTTATAGCTCCAACTGCAGCAGATGATCTAGAATCAGGAGATGGTACATGGACTGGATCTGTGGAAGAAGAATATAAACCAACAGCAGCACCATTTGACGCCAACACAGGTGACTGTTGCTCAGGATCATTCGGCTTTGCTATGTGCATATCTGGAACAGAACTCTGCACGGAAACGCCCACATCATCTCTTGACTCTTTCCGGGTCATTCCCTTTGAATAACCATCTCTTTGACTGTTGGGATGTGAATCGGTTTTCCGGAAAGATATTTGTGATAACCTAGCACCAAAGGGCCCCCCATGTGCTCCCTTCGGAGTGGTACTGAtgaataaataagtaaattagtTGCCCATGTACtgaattcaataaaaatttaaatctgatCAACAAACAGATTTTGGGGATGGAGCAGGGAAAgtcaactttcaaaatttaggcATAGAAATCCAAAGATGAATATAATGGAGAAGACAAGCCCAAAACAGGATTCCAAGTCAAATGCAAAAAGAAGTAAACATCAGCAGCGGTCTTTctgcaaataataaatttcggAGTTTCTGGCGAAGTTTTGTGCAGAGAAAAGTGTAACAACAATGAATTACAGCTTTCTGTTTATGCAGCTGCACTTATGTAAGTATTAAATTCCTAGCCAAATAACAATGTTAAACGAACATGTTTAACAtgttatttgaaatttaacatCAATTTTACACATCAAGACAATGCCATAAATACACAGAAACGTCCAAAATCTTTCAAGGCAGGCTTGTGGACCCACTCCTTACAAAATCAGAGCACGGCTACCTAATAATACAAACTTCAGTAGAAGACACTCTAGGATACGTATTCATGGTCCGCATCATAACCCAAATTTCATAGATTAGTCATCACAGTAATTCCCTGCatttatttgtcatttcttaCAAGACCTATCAATAGACTATTACTCCTGAATCTAAGCTTTTGAAAAAAGTTATACTAAAAATGCACTGATGGTCTGACAGGAAACAGAAACGTTCTTGAAAGAACATTCACTTTTTTATCAGGAGAAGCAGCATTTACTGACGTATGAAAAGCAAAAGCCCAACTGCAATGgaaatttataacaatataGCAAAAAATGTTCCCACCTAGCAAGATGAAGGAAAAGGAGCGCCTGCAAAGTAAAGTCCTTCGTCAAAGATGATTTAGAAAGGCTACAAAATTAGCCCTACACAAAATGCATCCATCCTATCCTAACCACTGAAAGTACCTTCATTCCTCTCTAACCATGATTTATGATACAACTTAATTTAAtacgaaaaaaaattcaaaaggatgaaaaaataataattagtaaaCCAAGTCAAAATACAAAAAGGctagaacaagaagaagattaaGGATGCATACCCTGATTTTGCCACATTTGTAGACACCTCGTTGGTGGATATTGCCAAAGGTGAAGATGCaggttttacttctctatttGCATTTCGATTAACTCTGTTGTCTCTTACAACGCGGAACTCCTTGCTGATGCCTAGATCACATAAATCAATCATCAATCAGCTCAATGAGCATATCAGAGAAAGCAAACCAAGGAGGTAATTAGAACATGCTGATAAACCACAAGCCTATGTAATTTTGTTgtgttcatcttcatcatacACTCTTTTCTGACTAAAATTAGGagataaaaatgaatgaaatcaaatCCTTTCAATTATAATTGAGCAACCATACGTGTGAACTTCATCAACAGACTATAACAAAATGTCTAGAATCTGCACCATACAGTgcatcaagaaaaataataggCAAAGATTAAAAAGTACCAGGCCGAGGACTTTTTGCATAGGCCCCTCTCCGGACATTACGATCAGACGATGTATATACCTTTGTCCCTTGCCTCACATCCTCAGAGTTTCTTTCTGCTTCCAATGAACCCTTGTATCCCATATtctgagaacaaaacacatctACACCTCAGTTTCAAGCTAACTATCTTTCAATGTAAAGTTAAAACTAGCAGCCATAAGAATTTCATGATGAAAAAATGacatcaaaaagaaaagaaaatgataaagcTAGATGTAAAATGAGCAtgaatagaaaaacaaaattggagAGAAAACCTAAAAGAGTAAATAGCTCAGAGTCTTGGTTTTTTTCAGTATCCAAAACCAACTAGATATATGGAATATGATTGTCAGAACTTGGAACCTGTAGTATGCCAGATGgttgaataaaatttgaagaacataACAGCAGTACTTTTCAGtagacaaaacaaaaattaacaaaagctTAGAACAAAACTGGAATATTATCGCTCTACCCACCcacacacacaaaaagaaaaatagtgcATACCAGCCAAAATAAATGAGTAGCTTAAGAAAAAGGCATTCACATTAGTGGACATGGAAAATGATTATGATGTCAGGTGAGAACAGTTATGGAAGAAAAGGTATAGATGTGAGACTCTTTGTTCTAGttctttttcataatatt is part of the Cucurbita pepo subsp. pepo cultivar mu-cu-16 chromosome LG03, ASM280686v2, whole genome shotgun sequence genome and encodes:
- the LOC111791777 gene encoding uncharacterized protein LOC111791777 isoform X4, which codes for MGYKGSLEAERNSEDVRQGTKVYTSSDRNVRRGAYAKSPRPGISKEFRVVRDNRVNRNANREVKPASSPLAISTNEVSTNVAKSGTTPKGAHGGPFGARLSQISFRKTDSHPNSQRDGYSKGMTRKESRDDVGVSVQSSVPDMHIAKPNDPEQQSPVLASNGAAVGLYSSSTDPVHVPSPDSRSSAAVGAIKREVGAVGVRRQLKDSSINQSLGPNVSLSNSVAERDGSSTDSFRPLGSISKGEQLSQITESVIPGLVGSRSTLNNQHRQHQPTIGHQKASQPNKEWKPKSSQKSSTGNPGVIGTPSKSKSPTDESKELPSEAVHVQEKLARVDLHENQHVIIAEHIRVPDNDQYQLVFGSFGTESNSSGCLVSGLQASSGREELNGESSASQSASAPRISTDDASCSRQVDLLDDQVRSSESNSPESVVATEIQSADKIESSSPQTMDTYADIGLVRDRSSKYTPDSQHQDPSELPGFSAYDPQTGYDIPYFRPTVDETVRVQGLPSQDAVNSQTANGISPSTIPMVQQQQTPVAQMYPQVHVSHFANLMPYRQFISPVYVPPMAMPGYSSSPAYPHPSNGNSYLLMPGGSTHMNANNLKYGLQQFKPVPAGSPAGFGNFNSPAGLSVNAPGVVGSATGLEDASRIKYKDGNLYVPNAQAETSEIWIQNPRDLPGLQSAPYYNMPGQTPHGAYLPSHTGHASFSAAVAQSTHMQFPGLYHPPPQPAAIGNPHHMGPGMGGNVGVAAATPGPQVGTFQQPQLGHLNWTTNF
- the LOC111791777 gene encoding uncharacterized protein LOC111791777 isoform X3, with translation MDGQLLLTENMGYKGSLEAERNSEDVRQGTKVYTSSDRNVRRGAYAKSPRPGISKEFRVVRDNRVNRNANREVKPASSPLAISTNEVSTNVAKSGTTPKGAHGGPFGARLSQISFRKTDSHPNSQRDGYSKGMTRKESRDDVGVSVQSSVPDMHIAKPNDPEQQSPVLASNGAAVGLYSSSTDPVHVPSPDSRSSAAVGAIKREVGAVGVRRQLKDSSINQSLGPNVSLSNSVAERDGSSTDSFRPLGSISKGEQLSQITESVIPGLVGSRSTLNNQHRQHQPTIGHQKASQPNKEWKPKSSQKSSTGNPGVIGTPSKSKSPTDESKELPSEAVHVQEKLARVDLHENQHVIIAEHIRVPDNDQYQLVFGSFGTESNSSGCLVSGLQASSGREELNGESSASQSASAPRISTDDASCSRQVDLLDDQVRSSESNSPESVVATEIQSADKIESSSPQTMDTYADIGLVRDRSSKYTPDSQHQDPSELPGFSAYDPQTGYDIPYFRPTVDETVRVQGLPSQDAVNSQTANGISPSTIPMVQQQQTPVAQMYPQVHVSHFANLMPYRQFISPVYVPPMAMPGYSSSPAYPHPSNGNSYLLMPGGSTHMNANNLKYGLQQFKPVPAGSPAGFGNFNSPAGLSVNAPGVVGSATGLEDASRIKYKDGNLYVPNAQAETSEIWIQNPRDLPGLQSAPYYNMPGQTPHGAYLPSHTGHASFSAAVAQSTHMQFPGLYHPPPQPAAIGNPHHMGPGMGGNVGVAAATPGPQVGTFQQPQLGHLNWTTNF